GGCTGCTAAATCCACAAAATCCTCCTCAGTCGGGCAAGCCATGGCAGTTCGAACCCTATAGTTTGCCGTCGATCCAAAGTTTTGCCAGTTCAAAGCCGTAGGAATCGGCCTGCTCTTGGCTGTCGAATGTTGCGCGGCGCCGGCCGTAGATCGGATTGCGTTTGGGCCTTTCACCCTCGTCGATCACGATGGTGGCGCGGGCTACCCATTCGCCTTTGTCAACTTCTTCGGCGTCGAGTTCGACGCCGTGGCCTTGGTAAATTCGGTTGTCCATAAGATGAAATGAGACAGAGACAGAGACAGAGATGGAAATGGGGATGGGGCGGTCTCTATCTCAACTCTCTGACTAGTCTTCTAGATGCTAGTTTTCCCGCCGTTCAGCTTGATGCCCAACGCCGCCAGCGCTTCGACTACGGGAATTTCCGCGCCGAGTTCCTTGCCGACCGCGGCGGCGAGCGGCAGATCTTTATCGTAGAGATTGGTGCCGGGATTGAACGTCATCTCGTTGCCGTTGAGTTGGAAGCGCGTCTCCCAGCGCTCCAAAATATTCATCGACTTAGTTTTCTGCATGAGATCCAACGCGGCTTTGTAGCCGATGCCGCCGGCCTTGGCGATCTGCAGCGCTTCGTAAACTACTAACGCTTCCGAAGCGGTGACCATGTTTTTGAAAAGTTTGGTGACATTGCCGCAGCCGAGCGGTCCCATGTGGACGGCGTCCTTGGCCATGGTCATCAAGTGCGGCTTGACGCGGTCGAAGAACGCTTTCTGGCCGCCGACGAGAAATGTCAGGCCGCCTTGGCGCACGACGTTGGGCACGGCGGTCATGCAGGCGTCGATAACGTTGACGCGTTTCTCGGCGGCGGCGAGGGCGACTTTTTTAGTCGTGCTTGGACGGATCGTGCTGTGGAGCAAGATCAACGTTCCCGGCGCGGCGCCTTCGACGACGCCGTTGGCGCCGAGCATGCAGTCGATCACTTCTTGGTCGGTGCGCACAACGACGTCGACGATGGTGCAGGCTTGGGCGACTTCCTTCGCCGAGTTCAATGTCTGCGCGCCCTCGGCGCGCGCTGCTTCCTGGCCTTTCGTCGTGATGTCGAAGGACAGCGCCGAGACGTTTGATAATTTCAAGCGCGAGAGCAACGCGCTACCCATCGCGCCGGTGCCGACAAATCCGATTTTTTCCATGATCTTCTCCTTGTTGTTCTTAAATATGCTTTGGTTGCTATACGTCGGATTGTTACTCACCACGGAGGCACCAAGGACACGAAGGTTTCGGATAAAACAATTCCGAACTTCGTACACTTCGCGGTGAGACGTCCGTTACTCGCTGCCGCCCAACTTCGCCATGACATCCTTTTTAAATAATTCGATCGTGCGCAGCGATTCCGCCAAGGTTAGATCGCCGAAGGCGAATTGGCCGACTAAATAATTCGCCGCCGATTCGTCGAGCTGGGCTTGGAGAAATCTTCTTACTGTCTCAGGGCTGCCGGCGATGGCTTGGCCGATCGCCATCATCTGGTCGAACTCCGGTGAGCGCGGATGGGCCGGCATGCGGGCGCTCATGCGCGCGAGAAAATAAAAATTCTTGTGCCACACCGGATAGGCGCGCCGGGCGACGGTCAGCGCTTGTTGATCGTTGTCGGCGATGACGATAAAGCGGCTGAGCCCGAGCTTTGGCGTCGGTTTGTTGCCGTGCAGCGCGCGCCAGACTTCGAGATATTTTTCGTTGAAGCTACGTGTGTCTTTAGCCGAGTCGAGGCTCACCATGTTTAAGCTTTGCTTGGCGGCGCGCTCGGCGGCTTCCACCGAGTGGACGCCGTACCACATCGGCGGATGGGGCTTTTGCAGCGGTTCGAGCTCCATCGGCACGTCTTTGAACTTGTAATGTTTACCCTCGAAGTTGAGGGTCTTTTGCGTCAAGCCCTGCAAGATCAGCTCGCGTCCCTCGGTGTACATTTCTTGCGCCGAGTTTGGGTCCTGGCCGTACAAAGCATTT
The sequence above is a segment of the Deltaproteobacteria bacterium genome. Coding sequences within it:
- a CDS encoding NAD(P)-dependent oxidoreductase, with amino-acid sequence MEKIGFVGTGAMGSALLSRLKLSNVSALSFDITTKGQEAARAEGAQTLNSAKEVAQACTIVDVVVRTDQEVIDCMLGANGVVEGAAPGTLILLHSTIRPSTTKKVALAAAEKRVNVIDACMTAVPNVVRQGGLTFLVGGQKAFFDRVKPHLMTMAKDAVHMGPLGCGNVTKLFKNMVTASEALVVYEALQIAKAGGIGYKAALDLMQKTKSMNILERWETRFQLNGNEMTFNPGTNLYDKDLPLAAAVGKELGAEIPVVEALAALGIKLNGGKTSI
- a CDS encoding LLM class flavin-dependent oxidoreductase, which produces MDFGIFDHLDRNDLPLSEFYEARLKLIEAYERAGFYAYHLAEHHSTPIGMAPSPSVFLAAIAQRTKTLRFGPMVYALPLHHPLRLIEEICMVDQLSGGRMEIGFGRGSSPTENALYGQDPNSAQEMYTEGRELILQGLTQKTLNFEGKHYKFKDVPMELEPLQKPHPPMWYGVHSVEAAERAAKQSLNMVSLDSAKDTRSFNEKYLEVWRALHGNKPTPKLGLSRFIVIADNDQQALTVARRAYPVWHKNFYFLARMSARMPAHPRSPEFDQMMAIGQAIAGSPETVRRFLQAQLDESAANYLVGQFAFGDLTLAESLRTIELFKKDVMAKLGGSE